The following nucleotide sequence is from Aedes aegypti strain LVP_AGWG chromosome 3, AaegL5.0 Primary Assembly, whole genome shotgun sequence.
TTATGTATAAATTCCAGAAGAGAAattaaattactgaaaaaaatcatgggaaatattgcagcgtccatttattacgtaacgctaaaattggaaatttcatttgagactaattttgttcatattggtttactcttgcgaacgcaccaaacatttatgtcgaaaaacgatcaaaaaggttgggcaggcctggtctAATTTAAAGCATTGAGCAATCACATTTCAATGCAATTTCCAACATTATCCATTGTCATTGTAAGAAAGCGTGTATTCTGGAGAAACACCTCTTTTGTTTTTGACATGTTTACCAAGTTTTACATCACACTTTTTTAGAATGAAGTTGtgaatccaaatatttttggtgagtatttttaaataataatttattaattCAATAATACGAAAATATGAATGTCTAGATTAAATCGATACTGAGGATACCCCTCCTAAACCCTTCCATGTGTGCGCGTTTCATCGTAGTTGGTAAAGTCCGGCAGCTGCTGGTTCTTGCTGTACGCTTCGCGCGCAATCGACTTCGAGAGCACCAGATCCGTTGCCCCGTAAATGGATCCGCCCAGCCAAGCGGTGAAATTTGCTTTCGCTGGCGGGCTGTGAAATTTAAATGTCTTCAAGAACAGCTTATCGTTGTACTGATCCGACCGCAGCAAGGCCATCAATTCGTCTTTGAGACGGGACGCTAGCCCTAGCACCATAGTTGTTCCGCCGACTAGAACGATGTTCTCCGCCAGGGTCTTTCGCATATCTTTCGGGCATTTTAGAATCGAGTTGAGTATGATATTCGCTAAATTGAGATGGTCGTTGTCTTCTGGGAATAGCACTTCGTAGGCGGTCTCTCTAAGTATGCCGGAGATTTTGATTACTTCGTCCCCCTTGATGGGATAATCCACGTCCGGGCAAGTCTGGTATTCTTCCCCAGCACGCCACTTCGAAGCGCGCTCTTTTGTGGTTACAAAACATGTCCGCACCTTGATGTCCTCAACGACATAATCCGTCAGTAAATGCTCTTCAACGCCGTTCAATATGAGCTCTCCCTTGATGTACTCGTGAACGGCTTCGGCGGCTAAAGGTTGGGCTTCCCAGGCAAACACGGCTTGCACTCCACTGTAAACCGGAACGACGGCCGCTTCCTTGTATCCAATGTCCACAACCAGTGCCGTATCCACAGCCAACGTGGCCAAAATCACCAAATGCGTCGGAACGTAGAATATGGACGAAACGTCGAAATGGCAGAACAGTGCCTTGGCCAAGTTTTCCCGTATCTGCGTGGGGCACAGAACCGATTCGACTATGACCACCTTCCGCTCCTTTGGACTGACCAGCACGTACTTGAAGAAGATGCCCTTCAGGAACTCGACCATCTGGTCATACAGCTCCGATTCGTTGCCGTAGTCGAACAGCCGCTTGTTGGGTATCGTTTGATTGGCACTCTTCGCCTTATGGTCCAAAACCTCCGACGGAATGATGCTACGGGGATGGGGCTCGCCAGCAAATCCCAGTCTAATGACATATTACGAACGAAGACACGAAATCAGTATTCcgcaaaacatgaaaaaaaaaaacaacattttactTACTTGGTGAAGGCGTATCCCATTTCCAGCACGATTGCTGGCTTTTCTTGAAGCACTGTATCGAACAGGGGCATCTTGGAAGCTTATCCTAATGGGAAAACTGGTGAAAGAAAAATCCTGATTCGCGACTGCTGCAGGTGAAAAATTCCTTGTCGGTAAACAACAATCGCAtcaccaccatcatcatcatcgatgcAAGTGACATTCGATGACTACACGGAAATAAAAATCCGCATGATAAAACATAAATTTACCGAATAATACACGCTGAGATCAGACTGCCCAAAAATAAGTTTCTCAAATTTGCTAAAAGCGGATTGCATTTAGTTTTTAGTCGcagttgggttgttttgcctctctcgcatcAGCTTTGTTGTtaaaaacagagagagaaagACGCATCGACCCAGCATCGATTGTCTGTGGATCAAGCCAAATTCTGGTTTTATAGAATTTACCTACCTGAATTAAAAATACAATATTGCGCTGTTCCCACCAAATCGAACCGCACAGTATGGAAGTGTGACGGTTACAGAAGTGTGATCATAAGTGCAACCATGTTGATCTGACACAATTTTGACATCGACTAATGTCAAAATTGAACATCTGTTGTTTGATGGTCTGAActgactgttttgttttgattgtttcTAATTTTCTGGTTCTGAAACCATTCGatctatttttgttgaaaaaataaaacattctgtCCTCAAAATGGTCAACGCAATCCTCCAGAATGTTCAGCATAAACACGCCAGCACGAATACAAAGTATCATTGCCTCTATGACTATTATTTTCTCGGAATAACAAGGATCCAGCTTGCCCTAATATACCGGAAGAGCAAATCAACCATCAGTAGCTGGATAGATGCCTACGAGGAAACTGGTTTAATTTCTTCCAAGCAACGCCACCAAGTATTCCGAAAATTCAGTGCGAAACATCGGCAATGGATCGTGGCCTTGTACCATCAAAATCCGGTGCTGTACCTGGAAGAATGTCAAGAGCTATTCTACCAACATTTTCAAGTAAAAATCAGTGGTTCCAGTATTTGCAGAATTTTGCACGCTGAAGGACTTACTTGGAAGGCATTAGAACGCAGGGCTATTCAAATTAAAGAGTACGAAATTCTTCGATATTGCGTAGAAATGAACTCATTCGATTGGGACATCTATCATTTAGTGTTCCTTGATGAGGTATCGATAGACAACAAAGGTGTGTTGAGGAACCGCGGCTATGGAGCTAAAGGGAAACGTCTAGTTTTTCGTGGGGAATTTGTGCGCCGCCCTAGAGCCTCATTCCTGTGTTTCCTGGGTGTTCACGGAGTTCTAGATTCATTTGAAACGGAAGGAACATTCAcgaggaaaatattttttgattgttGTCGTGAGTTTTGTTTGAAGAACAATCAAATACGTCGATATCCTGGAGCCAATTCAGTGTGGGTAATGGATGGGGCCAGGATCCATTGCGATCCCAATATCATCCTTTACCTACGATCTGTGGGCATCATACCAGTATTTCTGCCTCCTTATTGCCCGTTCTTCAATCCCATAGAGATGATGTTTGGAATGACAAAATCACGAATAAGGAAAGCAtatgttgaaaacaaaaacgaaaaattatcATTGCTGGCTCTTGAAACTTTCATGGCACTGGAGAAttacaatttttccaaaattttcaagcaTTGTGGCTATTTACCTGGTGGCACCTTTGATCCTTCAATTGGATTGTCTCAAAATGACGAATAAGTGATCATCAAATTATTACAGAAATTGAATTCGATATTATACGATTTTTTCCcatttatttcaacaaaaacatcaaataaaacttaaataaaatcgatttgcTTTTATTACATGTGGTCTACGTCTAGCATATCCGTTACCCTTTCAGCAACCGAACGACTGATTTCgttttcttccggtcttgtagATTCTTGCATGGCTGATACCAGACTGCAATTAATCAAAGAGCGCGCTCGTAGGGCAGCTATGCGATGTTTCACCCTCTGTCCCAGAGCAATCAACTGGTCAGCTTCTTCTTCCAACTCTGCAAGTTTCGTGGGAAAGGCATCGTTGATTGTACGTGCGACAGATAATCCCTGTCGAGTGCTTTCTAACTTAACAGCTTCCGAGATTGGAACAGATCTGAAAAATTTGATGATGGAATGTGGTGGTAGCTCCGATTTTCTCATTTCTCTTTCATGCGCTGGCACCGTGTGGATATAGTTTGCCCATAGTTTCCATGAGCTCGCGTGTCCAGTGAAGTGACTGCCATGTAGCTCTCGAAGTTTATCAGCTAGCTGAGAAAGAGACTGGTTGTTGGGTGCACCTGCTCGGTCAGTATGTTGGAACTTCACTAACTGCTTGTCAACCAGCTCCCATAGTTGTTTACAGGAAACAGCCGTCGAATAAATGTGAACGTGTACTCGTATATCCTTGCCACGCCAGCTGATAAGCAATTTGCTGCTTATCTGATCGATGTTCACACGCCGTCGATTGCGCTGATTTTGCAAGTAGACGAATTTTTGCATGTCGTCTACCGTCGGCTCATCGTCGCTCCACCTCGGTGTCTGGCTTCCATCCTCATCGATGAAAATCACTTCACGGCAAATGATTGTCTTAACAATCGTCCACATTCCTTCTAAAACCTCTTTTACGGAATCGCCGGAAATGATTTTGGATGCTACGAGGCTGCCGGATGTCTCACCAACAAATCGACGCTTGAAGAAAGAGGCACACAGCGACAAGTTGGTTTTTTGGTTCGCGGTAACAGATTTATCCATCGGCTCATCATGCTCGTCGTATCTGAGCATGGAATCTTCCGTTCCGTCATCATAATCCAAGGGAAGAACCAAGGGATGATCCTCTTCGTCCAGGGCCTCAACTGGGTAGTTGTCGGAATCGTCCTCCAAGTTCACGTCATCCAATGGGTTTACTTCTTCCGCACGGTTATCATAATCACTTTCGACGTCGTCTTCCATTGAGCTATAAAAAGTATCAAAATCACCAGTATTCGTATGAAACCAAACTGTTTTACcacaatttttatataaatacctcaaaacaaatcaaaaacaCAGGAACGTTGTTTACGGTCGAGGACAGAAAAGCAAGTTTGTTGATATTGACTTGCTACTTCTTTTTATTGTTGTCAAACAGATGAGAAGGGTTGCCAGTCGCATGGACTTTTCAAAGTGTTTCATATAAAAAGTTTAATAATTGAcatatttacattttgttttcTGGCAACTGTGTGTGCACAAGAAAAAAGTGTGATGGGTAAAGTGCATGAAAAATCCAACTTCCAAAGCCATTAGCAATATTTGTCTATATCGTCAATATTTATGACAAGACCGAAAGAAGTGTGCATCACTATGTGTTGTGCAAAATTAAACAACCCATTTCaaacgccaaaaatggcaattttcgaCACCCATCCACCCGTTCGTATCAATTTTTGGATGACTATTCAACcaattttgtatgagttgtaTCATcacaaggacacccacccactcccTTCAGGtttattaaatttgtgaatatAGGGCCCATGTACATTTTTTTGGATTTGACGTgtattacgattttttttaccaattaaGGCTGAGCTACAATAGTGGGAGTGGCAACGGCTGGTTTTGATAGAAAATGTATGGGTTAACTGTCAAATCCCGCCACGCCGCATTGTCGGTCACATCATTGTAGATCAGCCTTTAGACTTTTAGTGATCTAAATTTCGTTTTTCTCAGATTTCGCCTTCAATTTCACTGCCCCTTTTCGATCACCGCCGCCCATGCAATTATCCTGAAGTTCATGAGAGCTTGGGCCtgttcagaaatttcataacactgaaGGGGGAGGGTGTCCtcgaaatgttacagctcatcaTTGTAGaacatccatacaaaaagcattacgaggGGTGGGTGGGTACCGTTTATGGCCCTTTtcggtgttatgaaatttgtggacGAACCCTTTTCTCCGACCGGCTCAGTGTTTATCATTTTCTCTTTGTTCTCGATTCACCAGCTGGTCTTGTTTACACAACAAAACCAGCTGGTCATCCGATGTTTACAGTCATCGTCATTGTTCTCATACTCCAGCTGGTCGAGTTCTCGTGTCAAAACCAGCTGGcacgctcgttcagatctaTGATTCTGTACGCATATTCCAAATCCGTGGCAATATGGGTTGCTCCACTTAAGCCACTTGTACCAGTTTCTTACGTtagacaatagggtcctaaagccatgtcccaattttagtgctaaacgcttaagtttaggccaataacacatgtttactcaattttctaatgtttttcgttggtttgaacccaaaaaacatttttttagattttgtcacaccccttggcttaaactcaaatttagggtgtattttgttttccgtgtcccttccgaaatgtcagataggaacaaccccagtgttaaaactaaaacccctgtggtgtttttgtcgacttagcgaacgtcaaacatgatcttaattgtcaaggttcatttatggacccaatttttaaattaaagtttaaacatgatatagccgttatttgagcaggaaaaattgctaaagtagttgcagtaagatgctctttcgtgttattaaataaaaacaaggtttcattaaaagttttaggacccaattgggtactaaagctctgtcccaattttagtgccaaacgccttaccacagacaaacagacgtaacacttagaacaaatctcgatcgaaatcatagtcacgaggacatgtacgcccaatgctaaaatcggtgcgTTTGGCCGACAGCAAACaaatggcggtagtgtgtaaacgtcaaacacgaacaaaaacgatgcgagcgctgcggtgGTGGATtagccacctaccatatttttgaatcgaccgttaaaaaggtggtcgatggacaatgatgagagtgtaacgtctgtttgtctgtggcctTACGCTGTGATGCTGTGGCATGTCCCCCAACGGTGATCTTACCGTGCATGACTGCTTTGCAGTTGCTAACTAGTAGCACCTCtgttttgtggtgggctatcttCAGCTTGACTCCCTCCATCCAATCTTCGACTAGACCAATTGCCTCCGTTTCCAGCATTTCTACTTCCTCCTGCGTCTCGCCTATTACCGTCAGGACGACGTCATCGGCGAAGCCGACAATCTCGACTCCCTTGGGTAGCTCCAGCGATAGGACCccgtcgtacatcgcattccacagCGTTGGTCCCAGTATGGAACCTTGTGGGACTCCCGCAGTTATTTTTAACTCCTTCGGGCCGGCGTCGGTTTCATACCTGTCGTTGTGTATGTGCGtttgtgtgttacaaaaaatgtcactcaattatctccgCTGTTTGTCAAGCGATTTAAACActgaaagctacaacattcccatagaacgctattgaatttcattgcgatcggacatatCGTTACAGagttaagcgaagtatgcacttcaaccgaaaagtaatcgcctatctcgatgcgtgggaaatttctagcaagaaatgctcaagaaaagcatttttctttgatcgcagtacgcagttgaaaagaaatgtcaattcaaatggagctcactgtacgaaatttcttgaccatttcttgggcagaaatttttacttttcttagctttaagctaagtatgctgtttcgctcaagaaaagtaaagaaaatcCTTGAATGGATGGGTCAAGAattttcctacagagagcccccttttaagtgacatttcttctcaactgcgtactgcgatcagaaaaatgtgattttcttgaccatttcttggaagaaattttccacgcatcgagataggtgattccttttcttgtcagtagcaaaccagcctttatgattcaaa
It contains:
- the LOC5576707 gene encoding actin-related protein 10, yielding MPLFDTVLQEKPAIVLEMGYAFTKLGFAGEPHPRSIIPSEVLDHKAKSANQTIPNKRLFDYGNESELYDQMVEFLKGIFFKYVLVSPKERKVVIVESVLCPTQIRENLAKALFCHFDVSSIFYVPTHLVILATLAVDTALVVDIGYKEAAVVPVYSGVQAVFAWEAQPLAAEAVHEYIKGELILNGVEEHLLTDYVVEDIKVRTCFVTTKERASKWRAGEEYQTCPDVDYPIKGDEVIKISGILRETAYEVLFPEDNDHLNLANIILNSILKCPKDMRKTLAENIVLVGGTTMVLGLASRLKDELMALLRSDQYNDKLFLKTFKFHSPPAKANFTAWLGGSIYGATDLVLSKSIAREAYSKNQQLPDFTNYDETRTHGRV